The Planctomycetia bacterium genome includes the window GCTTGCAAGCGCGTAGTGTCCTTCTTCGTTCGGTGCGTAGACGGCCCGTTGCAAGCTGCGGAGCAAGGCGTAATTGACCGCTTGTTCCGTCGGTTGACCGTGGGCGTCGGCCAGGAGTTGTTGCAGCGCGAAGCGACTTTCGAGCCCTTCGGCGGTCAGGCCTAGCGAGTTGACGAAACCTTCGAGTAGCTTGAGCTTGCGAGGATCCGGGGCTTCATGGATGCGACGCAGGAAGTGCCAGCCGGCCTCTTCGATCGTTTCGGCCACGGCCATGTTGGCGGCGAGCATAAACTCTTCGATGAGCTGATGGCTCTCGGTGTTGACCACGCGATGCGCACCCACGACCTTGCCGTTTTTATCGAGATCGATCTTCACTTCCGACATCGAAAGCTCGAGCGCCCCCTTCGCCATCCGGCGCTGACGCAACAACATGCCGAGCTCATGCATCCGCGCGAGAAGTTCATGCACTTCGGGCGTCAGCTTGCTGTTCCAGGCCGTGCGGTCGGCCAAATAGTCGTCGACCTCTTCGTAGCTGAAGCGGCGACAACTCTTGATCGCGGCGTTGCGAAGCTCGACGTTGCAACGAATACCCTCCGGCGTGATCTCCATAAAGGCCGTCTTCACGTACCGTACCCGATCGGGCTGCAAACTGGCGAGGCCGTTCGAGATGACTTCGGGGATCATCGGAATCACGCGGTCGGGCAGGTAGACGCTCGTGCCGCGCTCGCGCGCTTCACGATCGAGCGGCGACTTCGGCCGCACGAAGTGCGCGACATCGGCAATATGGACTCCGAGCAGCCAGTGGCCGTTTTCCAGTTTTTCGAGCGAGATCGCGTCGTCGAAGTCGCGAGCATCGACCGGATCGATCGTAATGACGGTCTTCCCGGTAAGATCCATTCGGTCGCCGAGATTCGTTTCGTCGAACGCATCGGCTTGTCGACGCGCGTCTTCGACGACATCGTCGGGAAACGCTTCGGGCAGGTCGAATTCACGAATGACCGAGAGCGTGTCGATGCCGGGCTCGCCACGCGCGCCGAGCACTTCGACGATCACCCCGTCGCCCGACTGCCAGTAGGTCGGAACGCGGACCATCTCGAACACGACCTTGTCATCGGGCCGAGCGTTCTTCGCGCCGGGATCGCCGACCGAGATCGGTTGCTTGAAGATCGTGCCGTCGACTTGCACGAACGCCCCGCCGCCGGTCTCCAGGTAGGTGCCGACGAACTGATGCGTCTTCCGCTCCATGATCTCGATGATCCGCCCCTGGGCGTTTCGATTGCGATGCTTCTCGCTCGAGACTTTGACGCGCACGGTGTCGCCGGTCGCGGCGTCGCTCGCATCGTCGGCGAGGACGAAAATGTCGCCGGCGCGATCGTTGCCTTGCGTATTCAAAGGGCGGACGAAACCGAAGCCGGCTTGATGGCGACGAAACGTGCCGACGAGTCCGGATTTCGATTTACCGGGGAGCTTCGTCCGATGGAGCGGGCGCTCTCGCGATTGCACCTCTTCGGTAGCCTCGTCGCTTTCGACTTCGGGCGTCATGTCGAGCTCGTCGTCGATGTCGTCCGCGAGTAGCTCGTCATCCCCGCTAGCCGCAACGGGTTTCGCTTGCGGTTTCGCGAAAGGAGCATTAGCCGTATTGTCGCCGACGGTTTTCGCTGCGATTTCCGCACTTAATTTGTTTTGCTTTTTCGTCGTCTTCAGCGGCGGAGCATGGATCGGGCCGACGAGATGCTGCGCCCCGAAGACGGCTAGCCCTCGTTTGACGAGCTTCTTGATCACGCGACGGACTTCGTGCCGCTCGTCTTCGGAGACCTTGAGTTGCTTGGCGATGACGCGCGGCTTG containing:
- the rnr gene encoding ribonuclease R, with protein sequence MSESEMNETEGREDAVSAGAPDTTAKPPTETLTLSERVLAHLNAPNYRPVKPRVIAKQLKVSEDERHEVRRVIKKLVKRGLAVFGAQHLVGPIHAPPLKTTKKQNKLSAEIAAKTVGDNTANAPFAKPQAKPVAASGDDELLADDIDDELDMTPEVESDEATEEVQSRERPLHRTKLPGKSKSGLVGTFRRHQAGFGFVRPLNTQGNDRAGDIFVLADDASDAATGDTVRVKVSSEKHRNRNAQGRIIEIMERKTHQFVGTYLETGGGAFVQVDGTIFKQPISVGDPGAKNARPDDKVVFEMVRVPTYWQSGDGVIVEVLGARGEPGIDTLSVIREFDLPEAFPDDVVEDARRQADAFDETNLGDRMDLTGKTVITIDPVDARDFDDAISLEKLENGHWLLGVHIADVAHFVRPKSPLDREARERGTSVYLPDRVIPMIPEVISNGLASLQPDRVRYVKTAFMEITPEGIRCNVELRNAAIKSCRRFSYEEVDDYLADRTAWNSKLTPEVHELLARMHELGMLLRQRRMAKGALELSMSEVKIDLDKNGKVVGAHRVVNTESHQLIEEFMLAANMAVAETIEEAGWHFLRRIHEAPDPRKLKLLEGFVNSLGLTAEGLESRFALQQLLADAHGQPTEQAVNYALLRSLQRAVYAPNEEGHYALASDCYCHFTSPIRRYPDLTIHRLFDCLVNGHKPRNDFDELASLGEHCSDRERRAESAERELTKVKLLTYLSDKIGEEMEAVVTGVEEFGLFAQGREIPAEGMIHASTLADDIYHYDRPTHSLTGRRAGNAFRLGDRIRVTIAHIDVDRRELDFRIVDRLGRAKVAKHGEGVVGKHGLEKNRFEKGAERKNSIRPASKESKRRKR